From Nicotiana tabacum cultivar K326 chromosome 20, ASM71507v2, whole genome shotgun sequence, one genomic window encodes:
- the LOC107769678 gene encoding uncharacterized protein LOC107769678 produces MEDSIINVVLLGVISWTTLFLLIRKVFPKRSFDFCNRLVSTVHASLAVTLASLSVQDWSCPLCPVASKSSPKQMRALAVTAAYLIYDFGCCLFDKNVKIDNLIHHLVCVVGIGAGHAYERCGSEMVATLWITEISSPFLHLRELLKELGYRDTDLNFAADVLFAVIFSIARMIGGPYLAYVTLSADNPILIKAMALGLQLVSAYWFYKIVRMVMYKFSRRTKSAAVFSKK; encoded by the exons ATGGAAGATTCAATAATAAATGTTGTCTTATTAGGAGTAATATCGTGGACTACACTCTTTCTGTTAATAAGAAAGGTGTTTCCAAAACGTTCTTTTGATTTCTGCAACCGTTTGGTTTCCACAGTCCATGCATCTTTAGCAGTAACTTTGGCTTCCCTCTCTGTTCAAGATTGGAGCTGCCCACTCTGTCCCGTGGCCTCAAAATCTTCTCCCAAGCAG ATGAGGGCACTTGCAGTAACAGCGGCCTATCTTATTTAtgattttggatgttgcctctttGACAAGAATGTGAAGATTGATAACTTAATTCACCATTTGGTGTGTGTTGTTGGAATTGGAGCTGGCCATGCTTATGAACGG TGTGGTTCAGAAATGGTTGCGACGCTATGGATAACAGAAATTTCTAGTCCATTCCTCCATCTGAGGGAGCTTCTCAAAGAACTTGGATACAGAGACACTGACCTTAACTTTGCAGCTGAT GTTTTGTTTGCAGTCATCTTCAGCATTGCTAGGATGATAGGGGGGCCATATCTTGCCTATGTTACTCTTTCTGCTGATAATCCAATCCTCATAAAG GCCATGGCTTTGGGGCTGCAACTTGTCAGTGCTTACTGGTTCTACAAGATTGTGAGGATGGTGATGTACAAATTTTCAAGGAGAACAAAATCTGCAGCTGTTTTTTCAAAGAAGTAA